One Jeotgalibaca porci genomic region harbors:
- a CDS encoding EAL and HDOD domain-containing protein, protein MNNFYEGLDDTQATAELINNAFLTMHFSELTERTRAFINFSDDMLIDEIPKLLPRDTVFIEILETVEVTDELLEAVKSLRKSGYTIVLDDFVFSQRHLPLVDVADMIKIEFNNMNRAVQKMVIDKYRHKIKFIAEKVETREQFQDAMDMGYDYFQGYFFSKPMMIKSKEVSYLNINLIRILELLHHTEPDFEEIREVIATDLGLSYKLLRLANSVLIGKRHKITSVKRAMVQLGLLEMRKWIYIIMLKDFQMIENKELIKNCLIRAKMMELVAINEGKDAEKEDYFLAGMFSEIDVLMNRKMVDVVAELPLKESVRTTLLGGDNQMKQTLDHLIEREKNENSEQEKQDAELMTIYLEALAWVADIQMI, encoded by the coding sequence ATGAACAACTTTTATGAAGGTTTGGATGATACTCAAGCAACAGCTGAATTAATAAATAATGCTTTTTTAACGATGCATTTTTCAGAATTAACTGAAAGGACGCGGGCCTTTATTAATTTCTCAGATGATATGTTAATTGATGAAATACCAAAACTTTTACCTCGCGACACCGTATTTATAGAAATCTTAGAAACCGTTGAAGTAACAGATGAGCTTCTGGAAGCTGTTAAAAGCTTGAGAAAAAGCGGTTATACGATTGTATTGGACGATTTTGTCTTCTCACAGAGACATTTACCCTTGGTGGATGTTGCGGACATGATAAAAATAGAATTCAACAATATGAATAGAGCAGTCCAAAAAATGGTAATAGATAAATATCGACACAAAATAAAATTTATCGCTGAAAAAGTAGAAACGCGTGAACAGTTTCAAGATGCGATGGATATGGGGTATGACTATTTCCAAGGTTATTTTTTCAGCAAACCGATGATGATTAAGAGTAAAGAAGTTTCCTATTTAAATATAAACTTAATCCGGATATTAGAATTACTTCATCATACGGAGCCTGATTTTGAAGAAATAAGAGAAGTTATTGCGACGGATCTAGGTCTTTCTTATAAGTTACTGCGTTTGGCCAACTCCGTTCTGATTGGTAAACGCCATAAAATCACATCTGTTAAGCGGGCAATGGTGCAATTAGGCCTTTTAGAGATGCGGAAATGGATTTATATTATTATGTTGAAAGATTTCCAAATGATAGAGAACAAAGAACTGATTAAAAATTGTTTGATTCGAGCCAAAATGATGGAACTGGTTGCAATTAACGAAGGAAAAGACGCGGAGAAAGAAGATTATTTCTTGGCAGGTATGTTTTCTGAAATTGATGTTTTAATGAATCGTAAGATGGTAGATGTGGTAGCTGAGTTACCTTTGAAAGAATCTGTTCGTACCACACTATTAGGCGGAGATAATCAAATGAAACAAACGTTGGATCATTTGATTGAGAGAGAAAAAAATGAAAATAGTGAACAAGAAAAGCAAGATGCAGAGTTGATGACTATTTATCTCGAAGCACTCGCTTGGGTAGCTGATATTCAAATGATTTAA
- a CDS encoding lmo0937 family membrane protein, with the protein MMGNLLWTIIVVLVALWLIGLVLEIGGALIHFLLIIAGIIFVYQLITGKRKL; encoded by the coding sequence ATGATGGGAAATTTATTATGGACGATTATCGTAGTATTAGTAGCTCTGTGGTTGATTGGTCTCGTTTTAGAAATCGGAGGAGCACTTATCCACTTCCTACTAATCATTGCCGGAATTATCTTTGTTTACCAACTGATTACCGGTAAAAGAAAGTTATAA
- a CDS encoding rhodanese-like domain-containing protein gives MKTFSDIEDHWVEPTISELVKRQIIHFEPSLLFYPEQKITTEQFVSWLVNSCHVRIANQWTYALEKGLAEDYDFVNREKPIERRQAARMVHDTLRIERKEKNEDDWAAAKKLTDLYSCRTCVQHISQVYVKGIIDPVKPTHFDVTGPLTHAEAAVILLRMIDTTKRNPRMKRENTIVNALTPDQATALFEEHKKAQLLDVRSQEEYQESHLPNSVSAPLETMSQLNLEKETPLVLYCQKGFKSQLAAELLIEAGYLHVYTIPGIGTFDYKRL, from the coding sequence ATGAAAACTTTTAGCGATATAGAAGATCATTGGGTAGAGCCAACGATTAGTGAACTCGTGAAGCGTCAGATTATTCACTTTGAACCAAGCCTTCTTTTTTATCCTGAACAGAAAATAACAACGGAACAGTTTGTTAGCTGGCTTGTAAACAGTTGTCATGTACGCATTGCAAATCAGTGGACGTATGCACTTGAAAAAGGCCTAGCTGAAGATTATGATTTTGTGAACCGTGAAAAACCCATCGAACGCCGACAAGCAGCGCGCATGGTCCATGATACGTTACGGATTGAAAGGAAAGAAAAAAACGAGGACGACTGGGCCGCAGCCAAAAAACTGACTGATTTGTACAGTTGTCGCACTTGCGTCCAGCATATTTCGCAAGTCTATGTAAAAGGGATTATCGATCCTGTCAAACCGACTCATTTCGACGTAACCGGCCCGTTAACGCATGCCGAGGCTGCCGTGATTTTATTACGAATGATTGATACTACAAAGCGAAACCCAAGAATGAAAAGGGAAAATACAATAGTAAATGCCCTGACCCCAGATCAAGCGACTGCACTTTTCGAAGAACATAAAAAAGCTCAATTACTGGATGTCCGCTCTCAGGAAGAGTATCAAGAAAGCCATCTTCCCAACAGTGTCTCAGCCCCCTTGGAGACGATGAGTCAGCTTAACCTGGAAAAAGAAACCCCGCTTGTATTGTATTGTCAAAAGGGATTCAAAAGCCAGTTAGCAGCGGAATTACTAATTGAAGCGGGGTATTTACATGTTTATACAATCCCAGGTATTGGCACGTTTGACTATAAACGTCTATAG
- a CDS encoding alpha-galactosidase: MPNNNRQETRIATSRKAPAEITDSAYLFPAFSNNEVLLNKKKNYLPAMGWNSWNAFGSKNSEALTKEIADKLIELGLADLGYQYVVLDDGCYKSERIDGLLANETVKFPSGFRALSDYIHEKGLLFGMYNDIGTNLCAGAAVGTCGFEDVDAQTYVDWGVDFLKIDNCYYLWDNATFSDETNAKYTFAPNIRSITLSGNDVRLTLNAVKDGTLLGQGAVKNEADFVSNIGTFDGTHADMTPVGELSSELSFTVTVPKTGDYRMTVNYASAEEVGTGRWLQVAVGPLASEKRYLDKLLPLTETETTFTDSEEIIISLSEGENTIRLMNHRRQENTLHSYAALLEGLNAADPNHEILLSICEWGKTQPQHWGYKVGDSWRILNDITFNVGADGDPGQAVWEDDYTASITSQYNKNVIMDEFSGLDKGWNDPDMLVIGMNGITETMSQTHMAMWCMMNAPLMLGLDLRNVEKGDAIWQIIANEALIELNQDLLGIQAKRIYCSLDQEQPDQAYIKDNNRFDILAKPLANGDVALSFINLHKEHDPKEHAVTVEQIAAYMGKEMTAVEAFINAESYTITDLWTNEKTENTTGIFSVENIAAYGNQTIRVTAN, encoded by the coding sequence ATGCCGAACAATAACAGACAAGAAACAAGAATTGCTACGTCGAGAAAAGCGCCAGCTGAGATTACTGATTCAGCTTATCTCTTCCCCGCATTCTCGAATAACGAAGTATTACTTAATAAAAAGAAAAACTATTTGCCAGCAATGGGGTGGAATAGTTGGAATGCCTTTGGAAGTAAGAACAGTGAAGCTCTCACAAAAGAAATTGCGGATAAACTCATAGAATTAGGCTTAGCTGATTTAGGCTATCAGTATGTTGTCTTGGATGATGGGTGTTATAAGTCCGAACGAATCGACGGGTTGCTTGCAAATGAAACCGTTAAATTCCCGAGCGGATTCAGAGCCTTATCCGATTATATTCACGAAAAAGGTCTTCTCTTTGGTATGTATAATGATATCGGTACAAACCTTTGCGCTGGTGCGGCAGTTGGAACATGCGGATTTGAAGATGTGGATGCGCAGACTTACGTGGACTGGGGAGTTGATTTCTTAAAAATCGATAACTGTTACTACCTGTGGGATAACGCGACTTTTTCAGATGAAACCAATGCCAAATACACCTTTGCTCCAAACATCAGAAGCATCACGCTAAGCGGAAATGACGTACGATTAACCTTAAACGCCGTTAAAGATGGCACATTACTCGGTCAAGGCGCAGTCAAAAATGAAGCGGATTTTGTTTCAAATATTGGAACTTTTGATGGCACACATGCCGATATGACGCCAGTTGGGGAGCTATCATCTGAACTTTCATTTACTGTGACGGTGCCAAAAACTGGTGACTACAGGATGACTGTCAATTATGCCAGTGCTGAGGAAGTGGGAACAGGACGGTGGCTGCAGGTTGCCGTAGGTCCTCTGGCTAGTGAGAAAAGATACCTTGATAAACTCTTACCGCTTACCGAAACGGAAACAACTTTTACCGATTCAGAAGAAATAATTATTTCGTTATCTGAAGGCGAAAATACAATCCGCTTAATGAATCACCGCAGACAAGAAAATACGCTTCATTCCTATGCAGCGCTACTGGAAGGATTAAACGCAGCGGATCCAAACCATGAGATACTCCTTTCCATTTGTGAATGGGGAAAAACGCAGCCACAACATTGGGGCTATAAAGTAGGCGATTCATGGCGCATTCTGAACGATATAACTTTCAATGTCGGTGCGGACGGTGATCCGGGACAAGCGGTTTGGGAAGATGACTATACTGCGAGTATCACTTCACAATACAATAAGAATGTCATCATGGATGAATTTTCCGGATTAGATAAAGGGTGGAATGATCCTGATATGTTGGTCATCGGTATGAACGGCATCACCGAAACGATGAGCCAAACGCATATGGCAATGTGGTGCATGATGAACGCACCGTTAATGCTTGGCCTCGATTTACGTAACGTCGAAAAAGGAGATGCAATTTGGCAAATCATTGCAAACGAAGCATTGATTGAACTAAACCAAGATCTTTTAGGAATCCAAGCGAAACGTATTTATTGTTCACTCGACCAAGAACAACCAGACCAAGCATACATAAAAGACAACAATCGTTTTGATATCCTTGCCAAACCACTTGCAAATGGCGACGTCGCACTCTCATTTATTAATTTACATAAAGAGCATGACCCTAAAGAGCATGCAGTGACTGTCGAGCAGATAGCTGCCTATATGGGTAAGGAAATGACCGCGGTTGAAGCGTTCATTAACGCCGAGAGTTATACGATTACCGACTTGTGGACGAATGAAAAAACGGAGAATACGACAGGTATATTCTCGGTAGAAAATATAGCTGCTTATGGCAATCAAACGATTCGGGTGACAGCAAATTAA
- a CDS encoding hotdog domain-containing protein encodes MKPKKRNIAIQDTYGERFQNCWGCGPKNEQGLHLKTYPSEDGETCITQFEPDNQYTGGVPNNLFGGMIALVFDCHGTASAAWFAHKNKGLALTEETVIGRFITARLETDYKKPVPMDETITIRSSIEELSERKAIVRMKMEASGVVRAEARMVAVAVKDDM; translated from the coding sequence ATGAAACCAAAAAAGAGGAACATTGCCATTCAAGACACGTACGGCGAAAGATTTCAAAACTGTTGGGGATGTGGTCCCAAAAATGAACAAGGTCTCCATTTGAAAACATATCCGAGTGAAGATGGTGAAACCTGTATTACGCAATTTGAACCCGACAATCAGTACACGGGTGGCGTACCAAATAATCTTTTTGGCGGCATGATTGCGTTGGTGTTTGACTGTCACGGGACGGCTTCTGCTGCTTGGTTTGCCCACAAAAACAAAGGACTCGCACTCACAGAGGAAACAGTGATTGGCCGTTTTATCACGGCGAGGCTGGAAACAGACTACAAGAAGCCTGTACCAATGGATGAAACAATTACAATTCGTTCCTCTATTGAAGAGCTCAGTGAGAGAAAAGCAATTGTTCGTATGAAAATGGAAGCAAGCGGAGTGGTTCGCGCAGAAGCACGTATGGTTGCTGTAGCAGTCAAGGACGATATGTAG